AACCTCCTATAGCAGCGACTTTTACTTTGTCGCCGCGGCGGATTTTGGCGAGAACTGCCTTCATCCTTGCATTATTGCCTGTATTTACAATTGTATTCTCTACCATTGCCTGATAGTTTGAATCACTCAATTTGAATGGATTTGCCTGTACCATAGCTGCACTCATAATCCCCAACATCACTCCTAAAAATGCTTTTTTGATTTTCATAAAAAAACCTCGTGATAAAAAATTACCACGAGGTCTGCATATTTAGAATAAGTTGAATTTCTTAATATTTCGTTATCAGCTATTTTTTCCCGGCCAGTGCAGTACTTACACAACTGATATACACAAGGCTTCCCAGCTCCGCTCCCTTAATTGCCGGCACAACAATTTCATTCTGCTCAATCATTTTATCCAGGATAGGACGGGCAGATTCTCCATCAATTCCATCATTTTCAAGCACATCTATTTTTTTCAACTGATGATTTTCAACAGTTACGTTGAGTTTCAGATGCAGAAAGGTTGTATGTGTCTGTCCTTCGTAAGTTCCATCTGCAATCTGACTCATTTCTACTTTATAAAATGGAAGAGAAGAAGCTTCTTTAAGACGTGCTTTTTTACGGGAAATAAGATATCCCCCAGCCATAAGACAGATCAGAGCAATCAGCATTAAAATTGAGGTTCTATCCGGACCTCTTCTTCTTCGTTTATAGATATTCATAATTATGTTATAATAAAATCAGAGGTCAAAAAATGCAAGAAATTAAATGTCCAAAATGTGGTGAAGTTTTTCAGATTGATGAAGCAGGTTATGCAGAAATTGTAAAACAGGTTCGCACCCGCGAATTTAATGATGAACTGCAGCGCCAGAAATCTGCAATGGATTCAGAGAAAAAGATGGCTGTTGAACTTGCTGTTTCAAAAGCTAATTCAGAAAAAGACAATCAAATTGCAGCCCTCAAAAATCAGCTTGAAGTACGAAACAATGAACTTAACAACATGAAGGATAAATCAGCTGCTGAACTTAAGATCGCCCTTTCTCAAAAGGAACAGGAAATTACACAGCTTCGCAGCGCAATCGAAGCAAATAAATCAAAAACTGAACTGGAAGTAAGAACCGCACTCCAGGAAAAAGAAAGCCAGATTCAGGACCTCCAAAGCAAACTAAAAATTGAACAGAGCGAAGCTCAACTCCGCGAAAATGCTCTTAAAGATCAGTACACAGCACAGCTCAAAGCAAAAGACGAAACAATTGCATTTTATAAAGACTTCAAGGCAAAGGAATCTACCAAGCAGATTGGTGAAGACCTCGAACAGTTCTGTCTTGCAGAGTTCAATAAAAACCGCGCCATTGGTTTTCAGAACGCTTATTTTGAAAAAGACAACGAAGTTTCAAAATCAAGCGGCAGTAAGGGCGATTTTATTTTCCGCGACTTCAGCGGCGAAGGTGAAGATAAAATTGAATTCATCTCCATCATGTTTGAAATGAAAAATCAGGCAGATGAAACTGCAACAAAACATAAGAACGAAGACTTCTTTAAGGAACTCGATAAAGACCGCACAGAAAAAAAATGCGAATACGCTGTTTTAGTTTCCATGCTCGAAGAAGACAATGATTATTACAATACAGGAATTGTGGACGTTTCTTACAAATACCCTAAGATGTACGTTATCCGTCCTCAGTTCTTTATTCAGATAATCACAATTCTGCGCAATGCTGCTTTAAACAGTCTGGAATATAAAAGAGAAATCGCACAAATCAAAAATCAGAATATTGATATTACAAACTTTGAAAGTGACCTTAATCTGTTTAAGGATAAATTCCTGAACAATGTTGATCTTGCAATGCGCCAGCATTCTTCTGCAATAGAAGAAATTGATAAGGCAATTAAGACTCTTCAGAAAATAAAGGATTTGTTTGAGAAGTCGGATAATAATCTGCGTCTGGCAAATAATAAACTGGAAGATCTTACAATCAAAAAACTGACACGCAATAACCCGACAATGAAAAAGAAGTTCGAAGAACTCTAACGTCTTTTTCGTTCCGGATGAGCTTCGTAAAAAGCTTTTTTATCCTCATACATATTTATGTCAGCTTTTCTCATTGCATCATAAATACTCTGGCTGTCTTCTTCAACACAAAGGCCTATAGCAAAACTTACAGTTTCTGTTTCTTCTGCTACAGCCTTCATCTGGCGTGAATAATCTTCAAGCTCTGACATGCTGGTACCTCTTAAAAGCACCATAAACTCATCACCGCCAGCACGGTAAATTTCTTTATCCGGGAAAATATGTTTCAGAACTTTTGCGGCATCTTTTATCAATTTATCGCCGGCTGAATGTCCTTCATTATCATTCATCTGCTTAAGACCATTCAAATCTGCAAATACAATTCCAATGTTTTCTCTTCCGGGACGATTATCAATACTCAACTGCATTACCCGATTGTTCATTTCATTTCTGTTCAGAACGCCAGTAAGTAAATCAACAGTACTGAGAATTTTGAATTTATCGAACATCTGATAACTGGAAATTTCTGACGCAATAAAATAAGTTGTGAGCTCAAGAGTTTCTTTTATATGCAGGGTTTTATCTGTATCAAAGTTTGTTGCCCATATATATCCTAAAAGTTCAAAACCAGATTTTAATGGAAAGAGAACAAGACTTTGAACGTGAGCTTTTACCAGGGAATCATACCAGAGAGGATTCTTTTCCTTTATATATTCCATATCCTGTTCATTTTCAAAAATGAAACAGTTACTTCCTCCAATAATATCATCCCAGGTTCTGACAATTTCATAAAAATCTTCAGTAAACCAGCCTGGATTATAATCAACAAAATCTGAGGAAATATCTTCACCCAGCATTGAACATTTACTGGAAAGCCCGTCAATATTCAAAATACCACAATAAGCAGCACCACAAATTTCGCGGATATCCTTAATAACATCCTTCATCGTTTCTTTGAAATCAGAAGTTCCGCGAAGCTTTATACAGGTATTTAAAACTTCGGCTGCTATACCCTGCGAAACGTTAGACATTTTAGAAGATTCTGCTTCATGTGTAAGTTCCTGGGTATAAGTACAGTAACAGAGATTACCGTCTTCATAATCGATTGGAAGTGAAAAAAGATTGAACCAGAAATCAAAACGTTCAGGATGAACATAGGAATGCATTGGCTTTTTTAGAACCGCACTGCTATAGCAAAATAATTCAAAGTTTGTGTCTTTAGGAATATAATTCTGATATAAACTGTTGGGGATAAATTTGTTAGTGAGCATTTTAGGGGCGTCAGGAATATTTTCTATTGAGTCAATATAAGCTTTATTTCCTGCTACAAGTCTGATTTCGCCCCATTTTCCGTCTGGAAGTTTTTCAACCGATACAACACAGGTCATCGAATGAAAACCATCAACAAACTTCTGAAAATCCATTAGATATCCTCGTCCCCTCTCACTTTTAATACAACATTATAATTTTAACATACAAGGATGGATTTATCAAATTCAGATTGTCCGGTCTTACAAAATGCAGAACCGGACTATAGGGTTATTCTTCTTCCTTTTCCATCATATTATGCATTATCTGATGGAGGGTTTTGAGTAAAGGACCGGCTTTATCCATGTCTAAAATGTTCTGACACATCATCTGCTGCGGAACATTTACACATTTTTCTTTCATGCCTCTCCCCTGGTCAGTAAGCTGAATGTAAACGGTGCGTTCATCTTTTCCACCGCGAGTACGTGTAACAAGTCCCTGACCTTCCATTTTCTTAAGAAGCGGAGTAAGAGTACCAGAATCAAGAAAGAGTCTTTCTCCAAGTTCTTTGACTGTAACATTATCCTTTTCCCAGAGGCTAAGCAAAGTGATGTACGAAGTATAAGTCAGCCCAAGAGGTTCAAGCAACGGGGTATATTTTCTGATAATTTCCTTTGAGCATACATAAAGTGCAAAGCACAACTGATTATCCAATGCCAGTGCATCAAAATTCATATTTCCATTTTCACTCATAATTTTTGATTGTATACAATTAAATTGAAATAATCAAGTGACAACAGTATTTTTATTAAATCTTTGCTTGTTTTGAAGAATAATTTGTACTATGATAAATTAAGTGTTTTTAAATGGGGGATTTTTATGAAAAAAATACTTTTTGCTTTGGCTGGAGTTTGTTGTCTGCTTTTCGCTTCTTGTGCAACAACTTCTTTTGGTAATTTAAGTGAATTTCCTTTGATTGAGTCTGGTGAATTGTCTTCTGGTCGTTACATTGTTCTTGGTGAAGTTACAGGAGCAAGCAACTTATCTATGACTAATGAGGAATATGCTAAACTGATTAAAAATGAGTTTTCTCTTGAACCACAGAATGTTCAGGTAAAGTTTATTAATGATTCTGGAGATTACGGATTTATCGGTAAGCGTGCAAACATCAAGATGAATGTATTTGAACGTTCTGCAGCCCTTGCTGAATATAAGATGATTCAGACTGCAAAACATAATCAGGCTGATGCAATTGTCTTCCTTAAATCAAATACAACAGTTGAAACAAGTTATAAAACAACCTTTGTTAAAACTGTAGTTTCTGGTTATGCAGTTAAAATTAAGCCGGATTCAGGATATACAATTGAAGTTCCAGTTGAAGAAGTTCCTGCTCCAGAGGCAGAAGCTGAAACCGAAGAACCAGAAGTTACTGAAGTTACAGAATCTGAATAGTTTTCCTGAAATAATTTAATTCAGAAAAATTTTAAAGCGTTTGTTGATTAAATTGCACACAATTTAGTTGACAAACGTTTTTTTTTACGTTATATTGATTATGAAATTAGATTGTGCACAATTTATTTTGTGTTTGTGAGGTATTTTATGACTTTATACGATTTTTCTGTAAAAACAAGAGATGGAAAAGAAACCAGCCTTAAAGACTATGAAGGCAAAGTTCTTTTGATTGTAAATACTGCAACAGGCTGTGGTTTTACACCTCAGTATACAGGTTTGCAGGAATTGTATAACAAATACAAGGATAAGGGATTTGAGATTCTTGATTTCCCTTGTAATCAGTTTATGAATCAAGCTCCTGGAAGTGATGACGCAATTCACACTTTCTGTACTGGTCGCTTTGGAATCACTTTCCCTCAGTTTGCAAAAATTGATGTAAACGGAAAAAATGAAGATCCTCTCTACACATACCTTAAGAGCAAAAAGCGCGGTTTCTGTACATCAAAAATAAAATGGAATTTTACTAAATTTTTGATCTCTAAAGATGGTACTGTTTTGAAGCGTTTTGCCCCAACTGATACACCTGCAAAAATTGACGCTTACATTGCAAAGGCACTTTAATTTTTCTTAAGAGCCTTCTGCTCCAGAAAACCGACAGCCTCTTCGGCCCAGCTGAACTGGCTCATAAACTCCCCGGCAAAACTTTTAATGGCAGAAGGTTGTCCATCAAGAAAATCATAATAATCGCATTTGATAACTTCCGGATTTATTCGGAAGTTATTATATTCTGCAATAAAAAAGTTCTGAATCTCAAGTTCATTTAAAGTATGTTTAATATCTACTATCAGATTTCGGAAACTGCTTCCATAACGGGCTGAATCTGCACGCTCGCCCCACAAAACAGAAATCAATTCTTTAGTCTTTACTGAACTACCCTTTTTATAAATCAGATAGCCCATTAACTCATCACTTTTGGTGCGTGAAAACTTCACAACCTTGTTTTCATATATCAGCGTAAAATTTCCGAATGTTTTTGCTTCAAGATTCTGTTTCTGTTTTTTAAGAAACAGAAGATGTTTTTTCTCTACACGACGTTTATAAAGAGAAAGGAAGAACAAAAGTCCCACCATGATAAGAGAATTAGCATAACCACCTGCTCCAAAAGCTTTATATAAATAAGGAGTCATAACCCCAATAGTGATTACCATACCTAAAAGAAAAAGCATTGGAGAAAAAGAACAAGTACATACCGCTATAACTGCAGTCATACAAAAAACTATAAAGCCGTTAAAATATGCGCCTACAATTACTGTAAAAACTGCATTTGCAAATAAAATATACATGAGAACATAAAAAGAAATAGTTTTATTAAGATAGGATTTTTTTCGTTCCTGCTCTTTTTTCTGTTTGCTCGCAAAAAAAGCATAGGAACTTGTAATAAGCATAACTATATAATAGATAAATGAATTTATATGCTTAGATAATTCAGAATAAAATTTGATAGAATACAAACCTATACAAAATAGTGCAAACCCAAACAAACATGCACTTGCAATATGAACAATAATTCTGTTTGATTCACCAGCATCTGCCAAATCAATATAAGATATTCCATACTTTTCGTTATACTTTTCTATTAAATCTTTAATTATCATAACTGGAGTATCATTATAACATGCTTTTTAAAAAAAACATAAATTTGTGCTGATTTGGTGCTATTTTTTTTTATTTTATGTGCTGATTCTGTGCTTTCGATGTAATAAAATAGGGCCATCGACTGAAAATAAAAGGACTATTTCGGCCAGAATGACCCTGGTAATATATAGACTTGCGGAAGTCGGAGAGAGAGTTATTTATAAAAGTCTTAATAAACGAAAACCTCCTTTATCGTTTATAACCAACCTACCCGAGATCACTCACGGTCCCGGGTAATTTTTTTACACATCCACAAATTACTTATCTGAAAATCTAAATTACATGCTATAATAGTTTTATTACAAAATACTTCACTAGGAGGAAAAAAGTGAAAAATTTATTAAAAGTCGCCGTAGTTGTACTTTTGCTAACTATGGCATTCGTTGTCAATTCCTGTTCATCAGCTTTAGACGAGATAGAATCTTTAAAGAATGATAACCCGGAATTAGTAGAAACTGGAAACTCTATCTCTTCTGAAAGTTCAAGAGCAGTAACTTCTGCAGAATTAAATGAACCGCTTACTCTTGAATTCGCACGGGATGGAAAAATTACCATAACAAACCCATGGAGTACACTTAGATACAAAAAAAATGATGGAAATATTATTGCAGCTGTAGATCCAAATAATCCATCTGTTTGTACTATAAAAATGTCTCAGGGTGATAAAATTTGCTTCTATGCAGTAAAATCTGAAAATACATATAGTAAAACTATGAATATAGACTCAACTTCAGACTGTTATCTATATGGAAACATAATGAGTCTTGTTACTTTTGATACAAATACAGGCAATTGGGATCCAAATTATAAATATCTGCGTGAATCATATACTTTTTGTGAACTTTTTCGTGAGAATAAACATATTAAAAATCATTCTTCAAAGCAAATCTGTTTACCTGCAAACAATCTTAAAGACAATTGTTATTGTAGAATGTTCGAATCCTGTACATCCCTTACAACTGCTCCTGAACTTCCTGCCACAAGCCTTGCAGAAGCTTGCTATGCCGCTATGTTCTATTACTGTGAATCTTTAATAAATGTACCAAAAAAGCTTCCAGCCACTTGGCTTTATAAACATTGCTACATGAGCATGTTCTTTGGATGTATCGCTTTAACGACTGCTCCAGAGCTTCCAGCTCAACATCTTGATACCGCATGCTACGAGTGTATGTTCTATCTTTGCCGATCATTAACAACAGCTCCAAAACTTCCCGCTACAACGCTAGCCAGTGAATGTTACGATAGTATGTTTGGCGATTGCTACTCTTTAACAGAAGCTCCTGAACTTCCTGCTAAAACTCTTGACTGGGCTTGCTATCGAGATATGTTCATATACTGTACCTCTTTAAAGAAAGCTCCTGTTCTTCCCGCTACACAACTAGAAGAAAGGTGCTATGCAAGTATGTTCTTTGCCTGCAGGTCATTAACAACTGCGCCTAAACTTCCAGCAACCACTCTTACTGATAGCTGTTATCGATCTATGTTTGAAAACTGTACTTCACTAACAAATGCACCATATCTACCTGCAGATACACTCTCAAAAAATTGTTACGAAGAAATGTTTAAGGGATGTAAAAATCTTAATTTTATACAATGTCTGGCTACAGATATTTCTGCATCTGAATGTACAAAAGATTGGGTATATGATGTTCCAGTCAGCGGTACTTTTGTTAAGGTAACCAATGCAGTATGGCCAACTGGTAATAATGGAATTCCAAATGGCTGGACAATAAAAAACATAGAAACCAAAGTTCCAGAATATGACGAAGATCCTTTAACTCTGGAATTTATAGAAGATGGTACAATTAAAATAATAAATCCATGGAGTACACTTATGTATTCAGTGAACGGAGAAAATGTAGTTTATATATCAGCAATAAATAACTCACCATTTACTATAACAGTTAAGAAAGGTGATAAAATTTGCTTCTATGCCGAAAAATCTGAAAATACATATAGTAAAACTATGAATATAAACTCAACTTCAGACTGCTATCTATATGGAAACATAATGAGTCTTGTAACTTTTGATATAACATCATACACATGGAATCCAAAATACAAAATACTGCATAATTCATATACATTTGCATATCTTTTCGAGCATAATAATCATATCAAAAACCATCATTCCAAACAGCTTCTTTTACCGGCGGAAACACTTACAAGTTATTGCTATATTGGATTATTTTATGCTTGCACCTCACTTACAAAAGCTCCTTCACTTCCTGCAACAACTCTTAATCCGTTTTGTTATGACTCAATGTTCAAAGGATGTTCATCATTAACGAATCCACCTATCCTTCCTGCAAAAACTCTTTCTAATGGGTGTTACCAATATATGTTTAAGGGATGTAAAAACCTTAATTATATAGAATGTCTGGCTACAGATATTTCTGCCAAGGATTGTACTAATTCTTGGGTAGAAGGTGTTTCATCCAGTGGAACTTTTATTATCTCTCTCAATACTCTTTTGAAATGGCAAAGGGGAAATAACGGAATTCCAAATAATTGGACTGTAATTAGGTCATGGCCAATATTTTGATGGAATTAAATATAACTTAAATAATTTAATATAGTTACATAAATTCTATTTGAAATTATATAACTACTAGAATAATCTTGAAAACTTTGATAATATATACTCTCAGTATGAAAACTGAAGCGTGTTTTGACATGAATATTCTCAAGATTAAAAACACTGTTCATACTATTTTTATTTGGTGATTTCTAAGGCGGAATTCTTTTGAATTCCGCCTTTTTTTTCGCTCAAGCGAATTTACATTGCATTTTATAGGAGTAAATAGATTATGAAACGAGAAGACATCAAAAAGGTTTTGATTATTGGTTCGGGCCCGATTGTTATTGGTCAGGCATGTGAGTTTGACTATTCGGGAACTCAGGCTTGTAAGGCTTTGCGCGAACTTGGCTACAAGATTGTACTTGTAAACTCTAACCCGGCTACTATTATGACTGACCCGGTTATGGCGGACGCTACTTACATTGAGCCGCTGAACGTTGAGCGTCTTTCTCAGATTATTGAAAAGGAACGTCCTGATGCACTTTTGCCTAACCTTGGTGGTCAGACCGGTTTGAACATGGCTATGGAATTGAACAAGGCCGGCGTTCTTGATAAATACGGTGTAAAAGTAATTGGTGTAAACCTGGATGCTATTGAGCGTGGTGAAGACCGTGAGATTTTCAAGGAGACTATGAAGTCGCTTGGTATTGACACTCCTCGCTCGGGAATCTGTCACACTGTTGAAGGTGCTGAAAAAATTGCTGAAGAAATCGGCTTCCCACTGGTTGTTAGACCTGCTTATACTATGGGCGGTCAGGGTGGCGGTTTCTGCTACAATGTTGAAGAGCTTCGCACTATTGTTGCAAACGGTCTGGATCTTTCTATGACTCACCAGTGTTTGATTGAAGAGTCTATTCTTGGTTGGGAAGAGCTTGAAGTTGAAGTTGTTCGCGACTCTAAGAATCAGATGGTTGCAATCTGTACTATCGAAAATATTGACGCCGTTGGTGTTCACACTGGTGACTCTTTCTGTGCCGCTCCTTTTATGACTATCGACAAGGATCTGGAAAAGAAGCTCCAGGAAATGGCATTTAAGATTGTTGAGAACATCGGTGTTATCGGTGGTACAAACGTTCAGTTTGCTCACAATCCTAAGACTGGTCGCGTTGTTATTATTGAGATTAACCCACGTACTTCTCGTTCTTCTGCACTTGCTTCAAAGGCAACTGGCTTCCCTATCGCGCTGATTTCTGCAAAACTTGCCAGCGGTTTGACTCTGGACGAGATTCCTTACTGGCGTGACGGCACTCTTGAAAAATATACTTTGGGCGGCGCTCCTGATGGAGATTACGTTGTTCTTAAGTTTGCACGCTGGGCTTTTGAAAAGTTCCGCGGTACAAAGGATGAACTTGGTACATCAATGAAGGCCGTTGGTGAAGTTATGGCCATCGGTAAAAACTTTAAGGAAACTTTCCAGAAGGCTATTCGTGGTCTTGAAAATGGCCGCAGCGGTCTTGGTTTTGCAAAAGACTTCAATAAAAAATCAGCTGATGAATTATGCGAAATGCTTAAGGTTCAGAGCAGCGAGCGCTACTTCCAGCTTTATGAAGCAATCCGTAAGGGTGTTCCACTTTCTAAACTTTCTGAAATCACATACGTTAAAGAGTTCTTCCTCCAGCAGATGAAAGAGCTTGTTGATTTGGAAGAGGAAATGCTTAAGAACCCTGGACGTGTTCCGGAAGACAAGCTTCTTATTCAGGCTAAGAAAGACGGTTTCAGCGACAAATATCTTTCTAAAATCCTTAAGGTTGCAGAAAAAGATATCCGCAAGAGACGCAACGAGCTTGGTATTAAAGAAGCATGGCTCCGTGTTCCGGTTTCCGGTGTTGAAAATGCCTGCTACTACTACTCAACTTACAATGCAGAAAAAGACACTTCTGTTGCAACAGACAACAAGAAGAAGATTATGATTTTGGGTGGTGGTCCTAACAGAATTGGTCAGGGTATTGAATTTGACTACTGCTGCTGTCATGCGGCTATGCAGTTGAAAGAACTTGGTTACGAAACAATCATCGTAAACTGTAACCCGGAAACTGTTTCTACTGACTATGATACTTCTGATAAACTTTACTTCGAGCCAGTTACAACAGAAGACGTTCTTCAGATTTACGAAAAGGAAAAGCCATTCGGAGTTATCGTTCAGTTTGGTGGACAGACTCCACTTAATATTGCACGCGAACTTCAGGAAAACGGTGTAAATATTCTTGGTACAAGCATCGACTCTATCGACATCGCCGAAGACCGCGACCTCTTCCGCCACATGATGGAAAAACTGGAAATCCCAATGCCAGAAAGCGGAATGGCAATTGACTTCAATGAAGCAAAGGCTTGCGCTGATAAGATTGGTTACCCAATCATGATTCGTCCTTCATTCGTTCTTGGTGGACGCGGAATGGAAGTAATCTATGACGAAGCTACTTTGAAGGAATACGTTGAAAAGGCTGTTGGTGTAACTCCTGACCGCCCACTTTTGATTGATCGCTTCTTGAAGAATGCGCTTGAGTGCGAAGCTGATGCTTTGGCTGATTCAACTCACGTTTACATCCCTGCTGTTATGGAGCACGTTGAGCTTGCGGGTATTCACTCTGGTGACTCAGCTTGTGTAATTCCTCCGGTTTCGATTCCGGCTGACAACCTTGCAACAATCAAAGAATATACAAAGAAGATTGCTGAAAGCCTCCACGTTTGCGGTTTGATGAACATGCAGTACGCAATTGAAAACGGAAAGGTTTATGTAATTGAAGCTAACCCACGTGCTTCTCGTACAGTTCCTCTCGTATCAAAGGTTTGTGACACACAGATGGCCCGCCTTGCAACTCGTATGATGCTTGGTGAATCACTCGAATCACTCGGCCTCAAAGACAAGAAGATTCCTTACTACGGAGCAAAAGAAGCAGTTCTTCCATGGGCTCGCTTCCCTGGAGTTGACCCAATCCTTGGACCAGAAATGCGTTCTACTGGTGAAGTTCTTGGTCTTGCTGAAAACTTCCCACTGGCATTCTACAAGTCACAGGAAGCTGCAGGAAGCGAACTTCCACACGCACCGGCTGCCTGGGAAAACAAGAAGGTTCTTATTTCCCTCAGCAACAAAGAAGGCCAGAAGGATCAGGTTCTCGAAATTGGAAAGACTTTGAAGAATCTGGGCTTTACACTAGTTGGAACCCAGGGCA
The Treponema bryantii DNA segment above includes these coding regions:
- a CDS encoding DUF2130 domain-containing protein, producing the protein MQEIKCPKCGEVFQIDEAGYAEIVKQVRTREFNDELQRQKSAMDSEKKMAVELAVSKANSEKDNQIAALKNQLEVRNNELNNMKDKSAAELKIALSQKEQEITQLRSAIEANKSKTELEVRTALQEKESQIQDLQSKLKIEQSEAQLRENALKDQYTAQLKAKDETIAFYKDFKAKESTKQIGEDLEQFCLAEFNKNRAIGFQNAYFEKDNEVSKSSGSKGDFIFRDFSGEGEDKIEFISIMFEMKNQADETATKHKNEDFFKELDKDRTEKKCEYAVLVSMLEEDNDYYNTGIVDVSYKYPKMYVIRPQFFIQIITILRNAALNSLEYKREIAQIKNQNIDITNFESDLNLFKDKFLNNVDLAMRQHSSAIEEIDKAIKTLQKIKDLFEKSDNNLRLANNKLEDLTIKKLTRNNPTMKKKFEEL
- a CDS encoding GGDEF domain-containing protein; translated protein: MDFQKFVDGFHSMTCVVSVEKLPDGKWGEIRLVAGNKAYIDSIENIPDAPKMLTNKFIPNSLYQNYIPKDTNFELFCYSSAVLKKPMHSYVHPERFDFWFNLFSLPIDYEDGNLCYCTYTQELTHEAESSKMSNVSQGIAAEVLNTCIKLRGTSDFKETMKDVIKDIREICGAAYCGILNIDGLSSKCSMLGEDISSDFVDYNPGWFTEDFYEIVRTWDDIIGGSNCFIFENEQDMEYIKEKNPLWYDSLVKAHVQSLVLFPLKSGFELLGYIWATNFDTDKTLHIKETLELTTYFIASEISSYQMFDKFKILSTVDLLTGVLNRNEMNNRVMQLSIDNRPGRENIGIVFADLNGLKQMNDNEGHSAGDKLIKDAAKVLKHIFPDKEIYRAGGDEFMVLLRGTSMSELEDYSRQMKAVAEETETVSFAIGLCVEEDSQSIYDAMRKADINMYEDKKAFYEAHPERKRR
- a CDS encoding MarR family winged helix-turn-helix transcriptional regulator encodes the protein MSENGNMNFDALALDNQLCFALYVCSKEIIRKYTPLLEPLGLTYTSYITLLSLWEKDNVTVKELGERLFLDSGTLTPLLKKMEGQGLVTRTRGGKDERTVYIQLTDQGRGMKEKCVNVPQQMMCQNILDMDKAGPLLKTLHQIMHNMMEKEEE
- a CDS encoding glutathione peroxidase, whose translation is MTLYDFSVKTRDGKETSLKDYEGKVLLIVNTATGCGFTPQYTGLQELYNKYKDKGFEILDFPCNQFMNQAPGSDDAIHTFCTGRFGITFPQFAKIDVNGKNEDPLYTYLKSKKRGFCTSKIKWNFTKFLISKDGTVLKRFAPTDTPAKIDAYIAKAL
- the carB gene encoding carbamoyl-phosphate synthase large subunit; translated protein: MKREDIKKVLIIGSGPIVIGQACEFDYSGTQACKALRELGYKIVLVNSNPATIMTDPVMADATYIEPLNVERLSQIIEKERPDALLPNLGGQTGLNMAMELNKAGVLDKYGVKVIGVNLDAIERGEDREIFKETMKSLGIDTPRSGICHTVEGAEKIAEEIGFPLVVRPAYTMGGQGGGFCYNVEELRTIVANGLDLSMTHQCLIEESILGWEELEVEVVRDSKNQMVAICTIENIDAVGVHTGDSFCAAPFMTIDKDLEKKLQEMAFKIVENIGVIGGTNVQFAHNPKTGRVVIIEINPRTSRSSALASKATGFPIALISAKLASGLTLDEIPYWRDGTLEKYTLGGAPDGDYVVLKFARWAFEKFRGTKDELGTSMKAVGEVMAIGKNFKETFQKAIRGLENGRSGLGFAKDFNKKSADELCEMLKVQSSERYFQLYEAIRKGVPLSKLSEITYVKEFFLQQMKELVDLEEEMLKNPGRVPEDKLLIQAKKDGFSDKYLSKILKVAEKDIRKRRNELGIKEAWLRVPVSGVENACYYYSTYNAEKDTSVATDNKKKIMILGGGPNRIGQGIEFDYCCCHAAMQLKELGYETIIVNCNPETVSTDYDTSDKLYFEPVTTEDVLQIYEKEKPFGVIVQFGGQTPLNIARELQENGVNILGTSIDSIDIAEDRDLFRHMMEKLEIPMPESGMAIDFNEAKACADKIGYPIMIRPSFVLGGRGMEVIYDEATLKEYVEKAVGVTPDRPLLIDRFLKNALECEADALADSTHVYIPAVMEHVELAGIHSGDSACVIPPVSIPADNLATIKEYTKKIAESLHVCGLMNMQYAIENGKVYVIEANPRASRTVPLVSKVCDTQMARLATRMMLGESLESLGLKDKKIPYYGAKEAVLPWARFPGVDPILGPEMRSTGEVLGLAENFPLAFYKSQEAAGSELPHAPAAWENKKVLISLSNKEGQKDQVLEIGKTLKNLGFTLVGTQGTADFYNANGIKCDVVNKIGAGRPDVVDMIMNKEVCLVINTPKAKRNYAEDRKTIRKACLKYKVSYITTIAGALAAVKGIESVKNGNGGEGGVKSLQEYHSLIK